From one Rhopalosiphum padi isolate XX-2018 chromosome 2, ASM2088224v1, whole genome shotgun sequence genomic stretch:
- the LOC132921186 gene encoding transcription initiation factor IIA subunit 1: MSLSQSSVMKLYQSVIEDTINSSREFFAEEGIDDQILMELRQSWESKVMASKAVDAPPPQEITQLPKTVTSTVVKQTKSQYAPTIVNNSVHQLKMVQQQKIQQQQHQQPLQSQQQQLPQQQQLSQQQQLPQKQQQLQQQQQQQQQLQQKQPQQQQNTIVLPADYANKYVPIQITLPAQTGSQETGSRILSIQVPSSAIQGNMLQSILSGPVITNSMAMATPLATSFLQQHVNSVLAAQSISSVQNVVQPEFISDVRNTQQQQQQQLQQNNQAFISGNVTGGVKRTIAQIDGANDSSTSDDDDDDDDDLDDDIGDNDDDDDEDDDKDQNSASDAEPLNSGDDVSDIDNGELFETENVIVCQYDKITRSRNKWKLYFKDGIMSLNGYDYVFQKATGDAEW, encoded by the exons ATGTCGTTATCCCAATCATCCGTG ATGAAATTATATCAATCTGTTATTGAAGATACAATAAATAGCTCCCGGGAATTTTTCGCGGAAGAAGGTATTGACGATCAAATTTTAATGGAGTTACGACAATCGTGGGAATCTAAAGTAATGGCTAGTAAAGCAGTTGATGCACCACCTCCTCAAGAAATTACTCAACTTCCTAAAACTGTTACTTCAACTGTTGTTAAACAAACTAAAAGCCAATATGCTCCTACAATAGTCA ATAATTCTGTTCATCAATTAAAAATGgttcaacaacaaaaaatacaacAGCAACAACATCAGCAACCACTTCAGTCACAACAGCAACAACTACCACAGCAGCAACAATTATCACAGCAGCAACAACTACCACAGAAGCAGCAGCAGctacagcagcagcaacagcaacagcagcagctaCAGCAGAAGCAGCCACAACAACAACAGAACACTATAGTTTTACCTGCAGACTATGCAAACAAATATGTACCAATTCAAATAACCTTACCAGCTCAGACTGGTTCCCAAGAAACAGGTTCTAGAATTCTTTCTATTCAAGTTCCAAGTTCTGCCATACAAG gAAACATGCTACAGAGTATTCTTAGTGGtccagtaataactaatagtatgGCAATGGCTACTCCGCTAGCTACATCATTTTTACAACAGCATGTCAATAGTGTACTTGCTGCTCAATCAATTTCaa gTGTTCAAAATGTTGTTCAACCAGAATTTATATCAGATGTGCGAAATacacagcaacagcaacagcagcaacttcaacaaaataatcaagCATTTATTAGTGGAAATGTGACCGGTGGTGTTAAAAGAACCATTGCTCAGATAGATGGAGCTAACGATTCTTCAACAtcagatgatgatgatgatgacgatgatgatttAGATGATGATATTGgtgataatgatgatgatgatgatgaagatGATGACAAAGATCAGAATAGTGCTTCTGATGCT gaGCCATTAAATTCTGGTGATGATGTAAGTGATATTGACAATGGTGAATTATTTGAAactgaaaatgttattgtttgcCAATATGATAag ATTACTCGTAGCAGAAATAAATggaaactttattttaaagatgGTATAATGAGTTTAAATGGTTATGACTATGTCTTCCAAAAAGCAACTGGTGATGCTGAGTGGTAA
- the LOC132919852 gene encoding CAAX prenyl protease 1 homolog yields the protein MIPEFCVFYGVLTFSWIEFLWEQYLTLRQRRVYKTTDKIPERLTGVLDVETFNKAKSYGIDKNSFSIAEEWINMIISTCFICLNGFTLLWNFSKYCLIETRYNDSEIMTSCVFLLCMNTLGTLMSLPISAYSTFIIEEKHGFNKQNLNFFIKDKIKNFLLVQVISLPITAAAITIVKWGGRYFFIWLWVFAVVTSLFIMTVYPEFIAPLFDKYTPLPDGVLKTKIEELAKQVKFPLYKIYIVEGSKRSAHSNAYFYGFFNNKRIVLYDTLLKDSKDIMNNQTLEEENTNIDKIEEKGKGMNDEEILAVLGHELGHWKLNHILFYLIISQVNLFVMLFVFGWLYDNSMLYRAFGFYESAHPVIIGLAIIFQYVFSPYNTVISFAMTTLSRQLEFQADAFAKKLGHAKPLETGLIRLHNDNLGFPVYDSLFSAWHHTHPQLLERLEAISKTD from the exons ATGATACCCgaattttgtgtattttatggCGTTTTAACTTTTTCTTGGATAGAATTCCTATGGGAACAGTATTTAACGCTAAGacag agaCGTGTATATAAAACTACAGACAAAATTCCCGAAAGATTAACTGGTGTACTAGATGTGGAAACATTTAATAAGGCAAAATCTTATggtattgataaaaatagttttagtaTAGCTGAAGAATGGATTAATATGATCATATCAAct tgtttCATCTGTTTGAATGGATTCACATTATTATGGAATTTTAGCAAATATTGTTTGATTGAGACTCGTTATAATGATAGTGAAATCATGACCAGTTGTGTATTTCTTCTATGTATGAATACCTTGGGTACACTAATGTCTTTGCCAATCTCAGCATACAGCACTTTTATTATTGAGGAAAAACACGGGTTTAACAAACAA aatttaaatttcttcATTAAAGACAAGATCAAGAACTTTTTATTGGTTCAAGTGATTTCATTACCAATAACTGCGGCAGCGATAACTATTGTTAAATGGGGTGGACGTTATTTCTTTATCTGGTTGTGGGTATTTGCTGTGGTGACTTCATTATTTATCATGACAGTATATCCAGAATTTATTGCTCCATTATTCGACAAATATACACCATTACCTGATGGtgttttgaaaactaaaattgaAGAGCTTGCTAAGCAAGTCAAATTCCctctttacaaaatatatattgtagaag gTTCAAAACGATCAGCCCATAgcaatgcatatttttatggatttttcaaTAACAAACGTATTGTGCtatatgatacattattaaaagATAGCAAAGATATTATGAATAACCAAACTTTAGAAGAAGAAAATACTAACATtgataaaattgaagaaaaagGAAAAGGGATGAATGATGAAGAAATTTTGGCAGTCTTAGGTCATGAACTTGGTCATTGGAAgctaaatcatatattattttatctaataatatctcag gtaaatttatttgtaatgttatttgtttttggatGGTTGTATGACAATTCTATGTTATATCGAGCATTTGGATTTTATGAGTCAGCCCATCCAGTTATCATTGGTCTAGCAATTATTTTCCAATATGTATTTTCTCCATATAACACTGTTATATCATTTGCTATGACTACACTTAGCAGACAATTGGAGTTTCAAGCTGATGCTTTTGCTAAAAAACTTGGACACGCAAAGCCACTTGAAACTGGATTAATACGTCTACACAATGATAACTTAGGATTTCCAGTTTATGATTCTCTCTTCTCAGCTTGGCATCATACTCATCCTCAACTATTGGAAAGATTGGAAGCAATCTCTAAGACAGActga
- the LOC132919853 gene encoding lysosomal acid phosphatase-like isoform X1 gives MVYFSLKYIFLLIIIAHECVFKSINQDNLQLKFVFILMRHANRAPLIRYKNQTDHIPWPRGLGELTDQGIWNAYRAGQALRERYLGFLHPLQRYTPSEIDVSSTNIDRCYQSAGYLLAGMYPPNEEQTWNKDLKWQPIPIKTSLSKDHQEFTGDPRKCPKYAMELHEISENAIKTEKIKKLINYMKNYTSNPLNTLYDVLKVADVIMTQHMANHPIPNWALERYNDIEEYILYCMTILAETDQMKLLYSGDMLNDVLTRMESIVNKSPDAKKIYLHVGHDSTIVPFLKTLNIKNITYPLYGAAVVMELYATPSNETVVKLLYNRDYEWKESNIELIELPGCPQPCRLEDLRTLTQQMIPRNLIEECKN, from the exons ATGGTGTATTTTAGtttaaagtacatatttttattaataataattgcacatgaatgtgtttttaaatctataaatcaaGATAATTTGcagttaaaatttgttttcatt TTGATGAGACACGCAAACCGTGCGCCGTTGATTCGGTACAAAAACCAAACGGACCACATACCCTGGCCCCGAGGCTTGGGCGAGTTGACCGATCAGGGCATATGGAATGCGTACCGCGCAGGTCAAGCTCTGCGTGAACGGTACTTGGGCTTCTTACATCCCCTGCAGCGGTACACGCCTTCCGAAATTGACGTGTCCTCCACTAATATTGACAGGTGTTACCAGTCCGCCGGCTACCTACTGGCCGGTATGTACCCGCCCAACGAAGAGCAAACTTGGAATAAGGACCTGAAATGGCAGCCCATACCAATCAAAACGAGTTTGTCGAAAGACCATCAGGAA tttacagGAGATCCAAGAAAATGTCCAAAGTATGCTATGGAATTACATGAAATTAGTGAAAATGCTATTAAAAccgaaaagataaaaaaattaatcaactacATGAAAAACTACACATCAAATCCATTAAATACACTTTATGATGTATTAAAAGTAGCAGATGTTATTATGACACAA catATGGCAAACCATCCAATTCCTAATTGGGCATTAGAACGATATAATGATATtgaagaatatatattatattgtatgactATATTAGCCGAAACAGATCAAATGAAACTTTTGTATTcag gtgATATGTTAAATGATGTGTTAACACGAATGGAATCTATAGTAAATAAGTCACCAGacgcaaaaaaaatatatttgcatgTTGGTCATGATTCAACCATAGTTCCTTTTTTGAAgacactaaatataaaaaatataacatatccACTTTATGGAGCTGCTGTTGTAATGGAATTATATGCAACACCTTCAAATGAAACAGTTGTAAag ctaCTATACAACAGAGACTATGAATGGAAAGAATCAAACATTGAGTTAATTGAATTACCAGGTTGTCCACAGCCATGTCGACTAGAAGATTTGCGCACACTCACACAACAAATGATACCTCGTAACTTAATTGaagaatgtaaaaattaa
- the LOC132919853 gene encoding lysosomal acid phosphatase-like isoform X2, translated as MRHANRAPLIRYKNQTDHIPWPRGLGELTDQGIWNAYRAGQALRERYLGFLHPLQRYTPSEIDVSSTNIDRCYQSAGYLLAGMYPPNEEQTWNKDLKWQPIPIKTSLSKDHQEFTGDPRKCPKYAMELHEISENAIKTEKIKKLINYMKNYTSNPLNTLYDVLKVADVIMTQHMANHPIPNWALERYNDIEEYILYCMTILAETDQMKLLYSGDMLNDVLTRMESIVNKSPDAKKIYLHVGHDSTIVPFLKTLNIKNITYPLYGAAVVMELYATPSNETVVKLLYNRDYEWKESNIELIELPGCPQPCRLEDLRTLTQQMIPRNLIEECKN; from the exons ATGAGACACGCAAACCGTGCGCCGTTGATTCGGTACAAAAACCAAACGGACCACATACCCTGGCCCCGAGGCTTGGGCGAGTTGACCGATCAGGGCATATGGAATGCGTACCGCGCAGGTCAAGCTCTGCGTGAACGGTACTTGGGCTTCTTACATCCCCTGCAGCGGTACACGCCTTCCGAAATTGACGTGTCCTCCACTAATATTGACAGGTGTTACCAGTCCGCCGGCTACCTACTGGCCGGTATGTACCCGCCCAACGAAGAGCAAACTTGGAATAAGGACCTGAAATGGCAGCCCATACCAATCAAAACGAGTTTGTCGAAAGACCATCAGGAA tttacagGAGATCCAAGAAAATGTCCAAAGTATGCTATGGAATTACATGAAATTAGTGAAAATGCTATTAAAAccgaaaagataaaaaaattaatcaactacATGAAAAACTACACATCAAATCCATTAAATACACTTTATGATGTATTAAAAGTAGCAGATGTTATTATGACACAA catATGGCAAACCATCCAATTCCTAATTGGGCATTAGAACGATATAATGATATtgaagaatatatattatattgtatgactATATTAGCCGAAACAGATCAAATGAAACTTTTGTATTcag gtgATATGTTAAATGATGTGTTAACACGAATGGAATCTATAGTAAATAAGTCACCAGacgcaaaaaaaatatatttgcatgTTGGTCATGATTCAACCATAGTTCCTTTTTTGAAgacactaaatataaaaaatataacatatccACTTTATGGAGCTGCTGTTGTAATGGAATTATATGCAACACCTTCAAATGAAACAGTTGTAAag ctaCTATACAACAGAGACTATGAATGGAAAGAATCAAACATTGAGTTAATTGAATTACCAGGTTGTCCACAGCCATGTCGACTAGAAGATTTGCGCACACTCACACAACAAATGATACCTCGTAACTTAATTGaagaatgtaaaaattaa
- the LOC132919851 gene encoding lysosomal acid phosphatase-like isoform X3 yields MVHFRFLVLPKNIGNLRIFIEAGKLKSYEFGRRFRKRYSKFLPVTYNSSLVLVQSTETDRTQMTASAFLAGAFPPNGKQIWNNDLQWIPIPIHSIPPNQDNILRVTKSCPAYDAEFEKAKNETEKRMLIKYETFFNYVSNHTGLEIKHLSDVENIFNSLTIQQRNHLTLPSWVKVKNYMGLMENIVLEWLVTYSKTDFMKKLRSGKLIGEIVRVMRDKMDGRLNPDRKMFAYFSHEQTLIDFLHTLGMKNLFKPSYGASAFVELHKIKEEFYVKVMYTKTYDTPDILSLEMESQTSFLPTLEDFIISTENYVPKNWEKECQLK; encoded by the exons ATGGtgcattttagatttttagtccTACCAAAAAACATTGGAAATTTGCGAATATTTATAGAG GCAGGAAAATTAAAGTCATATGAATTTGGAAGACGATTTCGAAAGCGATATTCGAAATTTCTTCCAGTCACCTATAACAGTAGCTTAGTTTTGGTCCAGAGTACAGAAACTGATCGTACACAAATGACAGCGTCAGCATTTTTAGCAGGAGCATTTCCACCCAACGGCAAACAAATTTGGAACAACGATTTACAATGGATACCTATACCAATTCATTCGATACCTCCAAATCAAGACaac atactaAGAGTTACAAAATCCTGCCCTGCTTATGACGCAGAATTTGAAAAAGCAAAAAATGAAACTGAAAAAcgaatgttaattaaatatgaaacatTTTTCAACTATGTATCTAATCATACAGGTTTAGAAATAAAACATCTTTCAGatgttgaaaatatattcaattcatTAACTATTCag CAAAGAAATCATCTGACATTGCCATCATgggtaaaagtaaaaaattacatGGGTCTTATGGAAAATATTGTCTTAGAATGGTTAGTTACTTATTCAAAAACGGATTTCATGAAAAAATTAAGGTCCGGAAAACTCATCGGTGAAATAGTTAGAGTGATGAGAGACAAGATGGATGGAAGATTAAATCCTGACAGAAAAATGTTTGCTTACTTTAGTCATGAGCAAacgttaattgattttttacatacattggGGATGAAAAATCTTTTTAAACCTAGTTACGGAGCCTCGGCTTTTGTTGAATTACACAAAATCAAAGAAGAATTCTAcgtaaaa gtaatgtACACAAAAACCTATGACACTCCAGATATTCTATCCTTGGAGATGGAAAGTCAAACAAGTTTTTTACCAACATTAgaagattttataatatcaactgAAAATTACGTACCAAAAAACTGGGAAAAAGAATGCCAgcttaaataa